The Bremerella sp. JC817 sequence GTCGTCGCTTTCCAGCGAGGCAAGGATGGTCTCGAAATCGTCCGAAGCGAAGTGGCGCGATATCCGTTCTTCGTTCCCGGCCAGCCGCGCGGCTTCGGGTGTCTCGCCCATTTCCTCGAGAATCGCCGACAGGTTCGCCGGATCGTCGACGATGCGCGCCTTAGTTTCCGACAGGCGCTCGCTCGGGATGTAATGCGTGGCGATGCCGGCCCACAGGCATTCGGCACCGTCCAGCCGCGCGCCGGTCAGGGCGAGGAACTGGCCGAGC is a genomic window containing:
- a CDS encoding enoyl-CoA hydratase/isomerase family protein, whose protein sequence is LGQFLALTGARLDGAECLWAGIATHYIPSERLSETKARIVDDPANLSAILEEMGETPEAARLAGNEERISRHFASDDFETILASLESDDSEWAAKELETLRGKSPQTCKVALRQLADSSRLDSFADNMAMEYRIASRVLVRPDFAEGVRAVIVDKTNDPQW